In the Bacillus amyloliquefaciens DSM 7 = ATCC 23350 genome, AGGTCTGAAAGACGAAGCGGCAAAACGCCAGATCCCGGTTCACATTTTGGCGGAAGCGGCTTACAGCATTGAAGAAGAGATGGCTGCGACACCTGCTGATTTCTTCGTCCGCAGAACGGGCAGACTGTTCTTCGACATCAAATGGGTGAAAACGTATAAAACGGCTGTGATTGATTACATGAGCGACCGATTCCAATGGGATGATGAAACGAAAGCGAAACACACCGAGTGGTTAAACACGCTGCTGCATGATGCGGTTGTTCCGCTCGAACAATAATAATCGGAGGGCTGTGCCGAAAAGGCATAAGCCCTTCTTTTTACATAAAGCGTTGAGTTAAGTTATCAAGTGACACGGACAGCCGCTTCATATTAAAATATGGTCATAAGCTGAAATTATAGGAGGACGAACATGAGTTGGAGTAAGAGTTACGAACGCTGGAATCAGGCCGAACATTTAGATTCAGAATTGAAAAAATTATTGGCGGCCGCAGAAGGAAACGAGCAGCTGCTGGAAGACTTTTTCTACAAAAATCTGGAGTTCGGAACAGGAGGCATGAGAGGAGAAATCGGACCGGGCACAAACAGAATGAACATTTACACGGTCCGCAAAGCATCCGCCGGACTCGCGGCGTATATCGCCAAACATGGCGAGGACGCGAAAAAAAGAGGCGTTGCGATCGCGTACGACTCCCGTCATAAATCCCCTGAGTTTGCGATGGAAGCTGCCAAAACCCTTGCTTCCCAAGGCATTCAAACATACGTATTTGATGAGCTCCGCCCGACGCCTGAGCTGTCTTTTGCGGTGAGAAAGCTGAACGCTTATGCGGGTATCGTCGTGACGGCCAGCCATAACCCGCCTGAATATAACGGATATAAAGTGTATGGCGATGACGGCGCACAGCTGCCGCCGAAAGAAGCGGACATCGTCATTGCTGAAGTGAATGCCATAGAAAATGAATTAACGATTCAAGTTGAAGATGAACAGGCGCTGAAGGAAAAAGGTTTAATTAAGATTATCGGTGAAGAAATTGATAAATCATATACTGAAAAACTGACTTCCATCTCCGTTCATCCTGAGCTTTCAGAAGAAGTGGACGTCAGCGTCGTGTTCACTCCGCTGCACGGCACGGCGAATAAACCGGTACGCCGGGGTCTTGAAGCACTCGGTTACAAAAACGTCACTGTCGTAAAGGAACAAGAGCTTCCGGACTCGGATTTTTCAACCGTCAAATCGCCAAACCCTGAAGAGCACGCGGCATTCGAATATGCCATTAAGCTCGGAGAAGAACAAAATGCCGATATTCTCGTTGCTACGGACCCGGATGCCGACCGTCTCGGCATTGCCGTGAAAAACAGTGAAGGCAAGTATACGGTGCTGACGGGGAACCAGACAGGGGCGCTTTTATTGCACTATCTGCTTTCCGAGAAGAAAAAACAAGGGTCCCTTCCGGAAAACGGCGTTGTCATGAAAACGATTGTCACAAGCGAATTGGGCCGCGCCGTCGCTTCATCGTTCGGATTAGATACGGTCGACACGTTAACAGGCTTCAAATTTATCGGTGAAAAGATCAAAGAATATGAAAAATCCGGCCAATACACATTCCAGTTCGGGTATGAAGAAAGCTACGGCTACTTAATCGGAGATTTCGCCCGTGACAAAGATGCAATCCAGGCTGCGCTGTTAGCCGTCGAAGTATGCGCTTTTTATAAAAAGCAGGGCATGTCGCTTTATGACGCGCTGCTCTCCATCTTTAAAGAATACGGATATTATCGTGAAGGCTTGAAGTCATTGACGTTAAAAGGAAAACAGGGAGCCGAACAGATTTCCGCTATCCTGACTTCATTCCGAAATGATCCGCCAAAGCAAATGGCCGGAAAACAAATTACGCAAGCTGAGGATTATTCAACAGGAAAACGGACTGTATTTGCCGGTCATCGGGAAGAGGATATTGATCTTCCGAAGTCAAACGTCCTGAAATATTTCCTTGAAGACGGCTCTTGGTTCTGCCTTCGTCCATCAGGAACGGAGCCGAAAGTGAAGTTCTATTTCGCAGTGAAAGGCACTTCTTTACAAGACAGCGAACAGCGTCTTGCAGCATTATCTGACGCCGTCATGAAAACGGTGGACAGCATAGTGGAAAAAACGAAATAAACTACAAACCGCCGGAAGCGACATCCGGCGGTTTTTTTACGCCTCATCCGAAAGTATGAGAAAAAATCATGCTGAAAACAAAGGAATATACAGATGAGAATTGATATAATATGGATAATTCTGATTGGCCGGAGTGAGGGAGTTTGACGAAAACGACGGTAGAAACGTTAAAAACATTAAAAGCGATTGCGGAAACCTTAAACCAAAGCCACGATATGAAAGGAGCGCTTGATAAAGTCCTGCGCGAACTGCTCAGTCTGACCGGGCTGCAGACAGGATGGATTTTTCTGATTGAGCCGGACGGATCCTATACGCTCGCCGCATCCGCTTATTTACCGCCGGCTCTCGGTCAGCGGGACAATGCATTAATGTGCAGCGGGGACTGCTATTGTCTGACCAAATTCAGCAACGGAGGATTGACCAAGGCTGTAAACATTATGAATTGTAAACGGATTGAATTTGCGGAACAGACGACGAACTGCCGCGACACGGAGGGCATTACCCATCATGCGACCGTTCCCCTTGAAGACGGCGGCCGGAAATTCGGTTTACTGAATGTCGCTGCAAGTGAAAAGACATTTTTCAATGAAGAAGAACTGCATCTTCTTGAAGCGGTTGCGTTTCAAATCGGAACGGCGATCCAGCGGATGAAACTGGCTGAATTTGAACAGCAGAACGCCCTGTTGATGGAACGAAGCAGACTCGCGCAAGAGCTGCATGATTCCGTCAATCAGATACTGTTTTCTGTCAGCTTAACGGCAAAAGCCGCTAAAAGCTTGACAGATGATGAACGGCTCCGGCAGATGATTACGTTCATCCAGGAGCTCTCTCAGGATGCGTTAACAGAAATGAGGGCGCTCATTTGGCAGCTGAGGCCGGAAAGCTTAACGAAAGGGCTGTATGCGTCGATCAAAAGCTATGCCGCTCTCATCGGTCTGGAAGCAGTCTGTGACATGGAAGACGAACTGGAGCTTACGGATGAACAGGAACACGCGCTATGGCGGATCGCCCAGGAAGCTTTGAATAACTGCAAAAAGCATGCGGGAACGGACCGGGTTATCATTTCCGCCGTTAAAAAGCCGGATTACGCCGAGCTTACCATTAGCGACCATGGAGCCGGCTTCAGCACTGATGCGCATGCGGGACTGCCGTCGCTCGGCATTGCCGGCATGAAAGCGCGCGCCGAAGCAATCGGAGCCCGTTTTACATTGCAATCTGAGCTTGGCGGCGGAACGATTGTCTCCGTTCGGCTTCCGTTTTTCGGGATAGGAGGGTCTGACTGATGAAAATTGTGATCGCTGATGATCATCACGTTGTCCGCAAAGGACTACGCTATTTCTTCGCCACTCAGGAGGATATTGAAGTTGTCGGTGAGGCGTCTACCGGTGCTGAAGCGCTTCAGCAAGCTGAAAAGACGGGGCCGGACATCATTTTAATGGACTTATCAATGCCTGATATGGATGGCATTGAAGCGGCAAACATTGCGGCTGAACGATTTCCTGACATCAGCATAGTCGTGTTGACGAGCTATTCTGACCGGGAGCATGTCATTCCCGCTCTAAAAGCCGGCGCCAAAGCGTATCAGCTGAAAGACGCCCAGCCCGATGACTTAGTGAAAACACTTCGTGAAGTATATTCCGGACGTTACCGGCTGTCGGCGGACATTGTGCCTCACGTGCTCAATCATATGGTTCAGGATGATCAGAATAAGGAAAAATATTATCAGCTGACCCCTCGTGAAAAAGATGTTCTTCAAGAAATAGCCAAAGGGAAAAGCAATAAGGAAATTGCCGCATCTCTGTTTATTTCTGAAAAAACAGTGAAGACCCATGTGTCCAACCTGCTGTCAAAGCTGAATCTTTCCGATCGGACGCAAGCGGCATTGTATGCCGTAAAATATAATGTTTCTGGAAAGGCGGTAAAATAAATGAGCATATTAGTGATCAGCGGCACCCCGAGAAAAAACGGGCGGACTAGAATTGCCGCTTCTTATATCAGAGACCGGTTTCATACCGATTTTATTGATTTGAGCGAAAGCGGACTGCCGCTATATAACGGTGAAGAAGAACAGAATGAATTGCCCTCAGTGCAAGAGCTGAGACGGCTTGTGAAAAAGTCGTCTGCCGTCGTCTTATTATCTCCCGAGTATCACAGCGGCATGAGCGGCGCGTTAAAAAACGCCATTGATTTTTTAAGCAGCGAACACTGTACCTATAAACCGGTGGCAATCATTGCCGCGGCGGGCGGAGGAAAAGGCGGCATGAACGCGCTGGCGAATATGCGGACAGTCATGCGGGGCGTCTATGCAAATGTTATCCCGAAACAGCTGATTTTAGATCCGATTCACATTGACATGGAGCGCCAGACCGTATCTGAGGATATGGCGGTCAGCCTGAAAGACATGATGGAAGAACTGAACATGTTTATAAACACAGGAAATCCCGGCGTTTAACGCCGGGATTGTTTTATGTCAGCATGGCTAATTGATCTTCATACGCGAGTTCTGCCGCATGATCAATATACCCGAGAAGGGAATACAGCTCTTTTTCAAGCACCGCATCATCATATTCGAAATGATACGCGTGCAGAAAGTGCTCAATACGCTTTGATAACAAATCATCTTTCGTACGCACCATCAAAATTAACAAATTGTCCCATTGGGATCGGTGTGTGTAATACAAGGCTTTATCATAATCGGCATGATCCATCTTACGCTTCTCCTTTCAATGAGAAGTTCTCCGTTAGTTTATGCCGCCGAAGCCTGAATGCAACGGGGGAAAAGTTGGTGGCCGTATAACTGCGGTATAGCAATATGAGGGAGACATAAAATAAAACCGCATATCCGCCCCTTTTTTGGACACGCTAAGATTGACTAAAAACGACTCAGGAGAACATAACAATGAAATCCCTTCCATTTGCGCTGGCCTTATTGTTTTGCGGCATTCTCATCGCCTCGATCGCTGAAAAAGGACATACAGAACACCTTGATCCATCAGTTGAAAAATGGGAGCAGCTCGCATGGAATCAGCTGGAACGTGAATACGAGGGAGCCGAGCTTACCGATTATTCATACATGGGCCGTACGAAAGTAAACCGGGAACAGACGAAAGACGTGTTTCGCGTTACGGTAAAAACAAAAAAAGATACGTTTTCATCCCGTGCTGAAGTGTATTTTCATCCCGTGACAAAACATGTGATCAGCATTAATATTTTCAGACTGTAAAAAAAAGCTGCACAGCCTGATGCGGCTATGCAGCTTGTCTGTATCAGAAGAAGCGTTTCGCTCCGAGGTAGCGCTGTTTCCAATAGGAATTGTTCATGCTGGAAATGACGACACCCGAATCGTTGGCATTAATAAACTGTCCGTTTCCGAGATAAATGCCGACGTGGGAAGGGCCGGCTTTATAAGTTGAGAAAAAGACAAAGTCACCGACCGCCGGCTGGCTTACTGATGTCATCGTATTCCAGTAGCCTGCGGCTGAAAGTCTGGATACGGAAGTGACCTTATTGAGAACGTAATAAATAAAGCCGCTGCAGTCAAAGCCTCTCGGCGTTGTCCCGCCCCATACATACGGTACGCCCAGTTGAGCTTTTGCGGCATCGATCATTACATTAATCTTCGCGCTTGTTGAACCTGTGCCGCCTGTTCCGCCGGACTGATTCGGTGTTGGGTTTGTCTGCTGTCCGGTAATCGTCAGCTTCTGTCCGATCTGAAGCACATCTGTTTTCAGATTGTTTTTCTCGCGGATCTGCTGGGCGGTTACATTGAATTTTTGGGCGATCACCCATAAAGAATCCCCGCTTTTCACGGTATATGTAGTGGTTTTCCCTGTATCTCCGGATTGGTTAGGAGTTGACGGAGACGAAGAACCGGAAGATGACGTTTTTGTCAGCTTAAGCACTTGTCCGACCCGCAGCATGTCTGACGTCAGTTTATTGATACTTCTGATTTGCTGAACCGTCATATTGTATGCGTTTGCGATTTTCCAGAGCGAATCGCCGCTTTTTACTGTGTAAGAGGACGTTTGCGTCTGGTTTTGATTTTGGTTTGAATTGTCCTTTGGCGGCGTACTTCCCGAAGAAGACGTTCCTTTTGTTTTCAAGACTTGGTTGACGTAGATCGTATCCGTTTTTAAGTTGTTTAAAACTTTGAGTTCCGCAATGGTCATATGGACGCTGTTTGCGATCTTCCATAGTGAATCGCCGAGTTTGACTTTATATGTCCCGGAAGATGATGACTGATTTTTGCTGCTGTTTGAGCTGCTGCCCGGCACGGTTTTTGTCTGGTCGGTGCTTGAGGAAACTTTCCCTGTCACTTGCAGCTTCTGTCCCGCGCGGATTAAGTCGCTTGTCAGACCGTTCAGTTTTTTCAGTTCCTGCACGGACATTTTAAAATCAGATGCGATCAGCCAGAGCGAGTCTCCGCTTTTAACCGTATACACACTTTTAGATGTGCCGCTGTTCTTTGAAGGTGACGATGAGCTTCCGGAATCTGATTTGCCGTTAGGGATGGTGAGCGTCTGCCCGATGGAAAGCACGCTGGATTTTAAATGATTCGCTGATGTAATGGCATCCACGCTTGTATTGTAGGTTTGGGCAAGCTTCCATAATGAATCTCCGCTTTTGACCTTAATCGTTTGTGCTTCTGCCGGTGTTACAGCTAATGCAGACCCGACAATCGCAGATGCAGTCAAACCGACCGCTAACTTTTTTTTCATAGTGAATCTCCCTTTTCCTGCGATGATTTTACTATCCCCATTCGTTGCAGCCGCAAGATGAGGATATCAGTAATGATAATCTTTATATCGGCACTTGTCTGCAATCATTTATCATATTAAGAGAATTAGTCCTTTTTTCTTATGCGGGCATAAAAAAAGAAGGAATGCGGACATTCCTTCAGCTTCTGAGCAGTCTCATAATCTCCTCTTTATTTTTGACCAGATCCCTCAACGTATATTTGTCTAAAACGGCCAGATAAGCTTGGAGAGCTTCATACAACAGGTTCTTTAAGTTGCAGGCGGGAGATATGATACAGAGATTTTTTTGGGAGTCAAAGCATTCTACGATGTTAAAGTCGTCTTCTGTATTTCGAACGACTTCACCAATGTTTATGTCTTCCGGTATCATTCCTAATCGGATACCGCCTCCACGGCCGCGGATCGTTTCTACATACCCGAGCTGGCCGAGACGGTAAATCACTTTCATAAGGTGGTTTTTAGAGATGGAATACGTGTCTGCGATTTCTTTTATGTTAGAAAGTTCTTCGGAAGGTCTGGAAGCCAAAAAAATCAAAACGCGTAAAGAATAATCAGTGTAATTCGTTAATTTCATAGAATGACCTCGAAAAAAGAGATTTTACTTCTGTTACATTTTATCATAAAGGAATTCAAAATGAAAAAAAAGGAATTTGCCCCTCAAACTCAAAAAACGTGCGCTCCTTCTGAGCACACGTTTTTTTTGAATTAAGACATCGGCGGCTTACGATCGTCAGAAGCCGATTGATGTTTTTCGATTTTGCGATCCAATTTCGCGAGATAACGGGAGGCAAACTCTTTTCCCCCAAGACCGAATGAAAGTCCGAAGGCAAGTGCAAAACCGCCCAGAATGAGAATAAACGCGGCATTTACGATCGTATCGGCGACGCCGAGCTGATCTAGCGCCATAAAGATTGAGAGAGTGATAATTGTATATTTCGCAAGCGGCGCCAGGAATCTGAATTCTTTTCCGCTCAGCATGCCGACAAGCAGTCTGCTGACGAGCTGTCCGGCCAAAAGCCCGATTCCGAGAATAAATACAGCGGCCAGAACATTAGGCAGGTAAGCGATAATGCCGGTCGCGATGACGACGAGAAATTCGAGATGAACAAGCTGCAGCGCCTCTGCCGTAAAGAGCAGGACGATGATGATCTGCGCAATCATGCCGACCGTCTGAGAAAGCGTAAGTTTCGGGCGCTCCGCCTGTTCAAAGCCCATTTTTCCAAGAAGTGAGTCGAAGCCGGCCCGGTGCAAGAGTCCTGTTACAATGCTGTTTACCCATTTTCCGATCCAGATGCCGGCGATGATCAGCACAATACCGATGATGATGTTAGGAAGCATTGTGAAGACCGTGTTCAGCATTGCGGACGCCGGTTCAGAAATGCCTGCTACATCAAGCCGATCCAGCGCAGAAATGACAACCGGAATGAAAATCAGCACGTAGACAATCGTTCCGATGATTGCCGACAGGCTTGTATCTTTCAGATAAATAGAAAGCCCCATACGTGCGGCAAGTCTTTCCGTGCCGATACTCGCCAGAAAGTTTGTGACAATATCACGGACGAGACGGGCAACAAGCCAGCCGATTAATACAATCAGCGCCGCGGCGAATAATTTTGGTATAAAGGACAAAACGCTTTGGATCATATTTGTAAACGGTTCTGATACTCCGCTGATCTGGAGAGCGGACAAAACGCCCGGCAGGAACAAGAGCAAGACGAAATAAAAAACGATTCGTGAAGCGGCCGTAACGGATCTGCTCATCTCCGCTTCTTCAGAAACCATGGTCCATTTTCTGAGCCAGCCGTGTTCAGCCAGTTTCATGCCCGCTTTTTTGACGAGATAGCTGAAAAGCGAAGCGGCCGCCCAGCCCAACAGCAGAATCAAACCGGCTTTTAAAACGCTCGGCACAGCCGCCGTTATCGCCGACAGCATGCTGACAAAAGGCGAAGCCACGGTTGTCAGATGCAGAATGTTAAAGAATAGAATAAAAACGATAATTAATGCGATAAAATAAATGATTTTACTGATGACTTTTTCCGAGGAATAGCGCGCCGGCTTTTTTTCGGCGAACAGTCTGTCGTCGATTTTTGTTTTTTGGAGGCCTTTGTATACGGCTTTTTCAATGATTTTCGCAATGCCCCAGCCGATAAGCAGGACGAGCAGTGCAATGATCAGATTCGGCAGTTTGCTGAGATACGTGGTAAGCATGTCTGCTGTGTTCAAGTAGAATCGCTCCTTTTTCTTTTTTTTAGGGTGTGGTGTGTGTTTTACCCACTTACATATAAAGCAAACGGGGCGGATGTGCCGAAAGTTTTCAGACGGAAACCCGTCTGTTATTTCATCTTTTGAGAGGAGGGGTCATACATTATAAATAAGTCCAAGTAGGGGGGATTCGGTTGAACGCGGAGGAGACAAAAGGTTTACAGCGGGCAATTGAGGAAATAACCGACATTGCGAAGGGATTCGGCCTTGATTTCTACCCGATGAGATACGAAATTTGCCCGGCTGAGATTATTTATACATTCGGGGCGTACGGCATGCCGACGAGATTCAGCCACTGGAGCTTCGGCAAACAATTCCACAAGATGAAACTCCATTATGATCTCGGTTTGAGCAAAATTTATGAACTTGTCATTAATTCCAACCCTTGCTACGCTTTTTTGCTGGACAGCAATTCGCTGATCCAAAATAAATTAATTGTCGCCCATGTTCTTGCGCATTGTGATTTTTTCAAAAATAACTGCCGCTTTCAAAATACGAACCGGGACATGGTTGAGAGCATGGCGGCTACAGCGGAGCGGATTAAGCATTACGAAAGAATTCACGGGATTAAAGAAGTGGAGTCCTTTTTAGATGCCATTCTGGCGATTCAGGAGCATATCGATCCGTCGCTCGTCAGGCCGAAGCTGCTGTGGAGCGTCGATGATGAGGAGGAGGACGAAGAGGAAACCGCGTCATCGCCGTACGATGATTTATGGGATATGGATAAGCCGAAGCAGATTAAAAAGAAAAAAAGGAAAAAACCGTTCCCGCCCCGGCCGGAAAAAGATATTCTGCTTTTTATCGAAGAGCATTCGCGGGAGCTTGAACCGTGGCAGCGTGATATTTTAACGATGATGAGAGAAGAAATGCTGTATTTCTGGCCGCAGCTGGAAACGAAAATCATGAACGAAGGCTGGGCATCCTATTGGCATCAGCGGATTATCCGAGAGCTTGACCTGACTTCGGATGAAGCGATCGAGTTTGCGAAGCTGAACGCAGGCGTCATTCAGCCGTCAAAAACGGGAATCAATCCGTATTATTTAGGGCTGAAAATTTTTGAAGACATCGAAGAGCGCTACGACAACCCGACAGAAGAAATGAAAAAAACAGGAGTAAAGCCCGGTTCCGGCAGGGAGAAAATGTTTGAGGTCAGGGAAATTGAATCGGATATTTCATTCATCCGCAATTATTTGACGAAAGATCTTGTGCTGCGCGAGGATTTGTATTTATTCCAAAAGCAGGGCAGAGACTATAAAGTGATCGACAAGGAATGGAAGGCTGTGCGCGACCAGCTCGTGAACATGCGGGTGAACGGGGGATTTCCTTATCTGACCGTCAATGACGGAGATTATTTGAAGAATAACGAGCTTTATATTAAACATTGGTATGAGGGAATTGAGCTTGATCTGAAATATTTGGAGAAAGTGCTGCCGTATCTGTACCAGCTGTGGGGCAGGAGCGTGCATATCGAATCAGTTCTCGAAGATAAAGAAGTGATGTTCTCGTATGACGGAAAAGGAGTGCATCGGAGATATCTCTAAAAAAGAAGAAGGGATGCGGGGAAACCCCGCATCCTTTTTTATTTGCCGCTTTTTAAGATGTGAAAGATCTTTTTGGCCTGATCCGTGTTGTTTAAAAGCCCCGCAAATGATTCTTTTCCTGGACCGTATGCGTAAACGGGAACTTCTTCGCCCGTATGATCGCCGGTTGTCCAGCCGCTGTTGGTTTTTGCATTAAAGAGCTTAATGATCGCTTTGTAGGCGCCCTTGTCAGCATCCTGCTTTGCAGCCGTTTCGATCTGTTTGATTTCATCTTTTGACCATTTCAGGTCGGTATAACGCGCAAGCACGGAAGATACGGATTTGCCAGCTTTGATTTGGTCAGCCATAAATGCCGGCGTTTTTTTCGCTGCAAGAACCGGTTCAACATGCCAGTTTTTATCGTTGTTCGCTCCGATTGTCAATCCGCCGGTCGTGTGATCAGCCGTAGCGATGACAAGCGTATGTTTGTCCTTTTTGGCAAATGCGATCGCTGCTTTATACGCTTTTTCAAAATCCTTCATTTCGCTCATTGCGCCGACTATATCGTTGTCATGTCCGGCCCAGTCAATTTGGCTGCCTTCGACCATTAAGAAAAACCCTTTTTTATTCGAGTTCAGTCTGTCGATTGCTGCCGTTGTCATGTCTTCTAATGAAGGGACGGCGTTTGAACGGTCGATCGCTTTGTCGAGTCCGCCATCGGCAAACAGGCCGAGAACCTTTTTATTGCGGTCCTTTTTAAGCTCCTGTTTTGATGTAACATAGCTGTATCCCGCTTTTTTGAAATCCTTCGTTATATTCCGGTCTTTACGGATAAAGTTTGATTTGCCGCCTCCGAGGAGCACATCCACTTTCTGTTGTCCGTTGATGCGGTCATCAAAGTAGCTGCTCGCGATTTCATCCATATTTTTTCTGGATTTGTTATGGGCTCCGAATGCCGCAGGGGTTGCGTGGGCAATCTCTGAAGTCGCGACAAGTCCAGTTGATTTGCCTCTTTGTTTCGCTTCTTCAAGGACGGATTTTACCCGCTTTCCTTTTTTATCGACCCCGATCGCCGCGTTATACGTTTTCACGCCGGTGGCCATTGCCGTGCCGGCCGCCGCGGAATCGGTGATATTGGAATCAGGATCGTCAGGATAAGTCATCATCATGCCGGTAAGATTGGGGTCAAATGCCGTCAGTTTCATGCCGTCAGAAGGCTTTCCTTTGTTAATGACCGAACGGTAGGCGTTCATGTATGGCGCGCCCATTCCGTCTCCGATCATGAAGATGACGTTTCTGATCTCGTTTTTCTCAGGCTGTTTTTTTGCCGCAGCCTGATCAGAGTGCTGAAGCCCCGCACCCGCAATCAGACCGGCTGTCAGCACGGATACGGCTGCCGCCGGCAGAAGTTTTGATCGAACCTGTTTAAATAAACTCATTCTCAAATCGTCCTCCTTTAATCGTGTCTGTACGTCTAATGGTAGGGGATGTTTGTAAAGAGCGCCTGTCCCTCCTGTAAATTTCAGGTGAAACATTGTTAGAAATGTAAATTCCGATGTAAGGTTATGTTTTCTGGAAAAGGTGAAAATCATTCACTTTTTCAAAAAAGACGAGGATTTTTTTGACAAGGGTCAATTTGGAAAATGAATTTCTTTGTTTTTCCAAAAAACGAGGATCACAGGAAAAAAACATGACAAAACGGCTCGTTTTTCGTCACGTTTGAAATCAAATTGAAATATTTAATACCCTTAAAAACTTTTTTCAAAAACGAATTAGTAAGAAATTTGTCACGGGAAGTCAAGTCTATTTCTAGTGGAAATTGAACCTTATAATAGAAAACAGATAAAAACTTTAAAAAAGAGACTTATAAAATAGATAGAATCATTCAGGGAGGAAAACATGAAAAAGCAACTTGTTACAGCAACAACGGCAGTGGTTTTAGGGACGACTTTGTTTGCGGGTGCGGCATCTGCGCAAACGATTAAGGTAAAAAAAGGCGATACATTATGGGGACTTTCAAATCAATACGGAACGTCAATTAATTCCATTAAATCTGAGAACAAATTAAAATCGGATATCATTTACATCGGACAGACGCTGTCAATCAACGGTAAATCATCTTCAGGTTCAAGCTCTGGCAGCAATTCATCATCGTCTACATATAAAGTCGTAAAGGGCGACAGCCTTTGGAAAATTGCGAATAAATATAAAATGTCTGTAAACCAATTGAAAAGTTTAAACGGTTTAAAAACAGACCTGATCCGCATCGGACAAGTTCTTAAAGTAAAAGGATCAACTTCCGGTTCAAACTCCGGAACGTCAACGGGATCTTCATCAAATCAGTCTTCATCTAACCATAACGCTGCACAGACGAGCCTGAATGTAAACAAGCTTGTTTCTGATGCGCAATCTTTAATCGGCACGCCGTATGTATGGGGCGGAACAACGACTTCCGGCTTTGACTGCAGCGGATTTATCTGGTACCTGCTGAACAAACAGACGAGTGTCGGAAGAACAAGCACTGCGGGATACTGGAGCTCAATGAAGAGCGTGTCCAGCCCGTCGAAAGGGGACTTCGTCTTCTTTACAACATATCAGGCCGGCCCTTCACACATGGGTGTGTACATCGGAAACAACAAGTTCATTCATGC is a window encoding:
- a CDS encoding alkaline phosphatase, which produces MSLFKQVRSKLLPAAAVSVLTAGLIAGAGLQHSDQAAAKKQPEKNEIRNVIFMIGDGMGAPYMNAYRSVINKGKPSDGMKLTAFDPNLTGMMMTYPDDPDSNITDSAAAGTAMATGVKTYNAAIGVDKKGKRVKSVLEEAKQRGKSTGLVATSEIAHATPAAFGAHNKSRKNMDEIASSYFDDRINGQQKVDVLLGGGKSNFIRKDRNITKDFKKAGYSYVTSKQELKKDRNKKVLGLFADGGLDKAIDRSNAVPSLEDMTTAAIDRLNSNKKGFFLMVEGSQIDWAGHDNDIVGAMSEMKDFEKAYKAAIAFAKKDKHTLVIATADHTTGGLTIGANNDKNWHVEPVLAAKKTPAFMADQIKAGKSVSSVLARYTDLKWSKDEIKQIETAAKQDADKGAYKAIIKLFNAKTNSGWTTGDHTGEEVPVYAYGPGKESFAGLLNNTDQAKKIFHILKSGK
- a CDS encoding mechanosensitive ion channel, encoding MNTADMLTTYLSKLPNLIIALLVLLIGWGIAKIIEKAVYKGLQKTKIDDRLFAEKKPARYSSEKVISKIIYFIALIIVFILFFNILHLTTVASPFVSMLSAITAAVPSVLKAGLILLLGWAAASLFSYLVKKAGMKLAEHGWLRKWTMVSEEAEMSRSVTAASRIVFYFVLLLFLPGVLSALQISGVSEPFTNMIQSVLSFIPKLFAAALIVLIGWLVARLVRDIVTNFLASIGTERLAARMGLSIYLKDTSLSAIIGTIVYVLIFIPVVISALDRLDVAGISEPASAMLNTVFTMLPNIIIGIVLIIAGIWIGKWVNSIVTGLLHRAGFDSLLGKMGFEQAERPKLTLSQTVGMIAQIIIVLLFTAEALQLVHLEFLVVIATGIIAYLPNVLAAVFILGIGLLAGQLVSRLLVGMLSGKEFRFLAPLAKYTIITLSIFMALDQLGVADTIVNAAFILILGGFALAFGLSFGLGGKEFASRYLAKLDRKIEKHQSASDDRKPPMS
- a CDS encoding SpoVR family protein is translated as MNAEETKGLQRAIEEITDIAKGFGLDFYPMRYEICPAEIIYTFGAYGMPTRFSHWSFGKQFHKMKLHYDLGLSKIYELVINSNPCYAFLLDSNSLIQNKLIVAHVLAHCDFFKNNCRFQNTNRDMVESMAATAERIKHYERIHGIKEVESFLDAILAIQEHIDPSLVRPKLLWSVDDEEEDEEETASSPYDDLWDMDKPKQIKKKKRKKPFPPRPEKDILLFIEEHSRELEPWQRDILTMMREEMLYFWPQLETKIMNEGWASYWHQRIIRELDLTSDEAIEFAKLNAGVIQPSKTGINPYYLGLKIFEDIEERYDNPTEEMKKTGVKPGSGREKMFEVREIESDISFIRNYLTKDLVLREDLYLFQKQGRDYKVIDKEWKAVRDQLVNMRVNGGFPYLTVNDGDYLKNNELYIKHWYEGIELDLKYLEKVLPYLYQLWGRSVHIESVLEDKEVMFSYDGKGVHRRYL
- a CDS encoding C40 family peptidase, which translates into the protein MKKQLVTATTAVVLGTTLFAGAASAQTIKVKKGDTLWGLSNQYGTSINSIKSENKLKSDIIYIGQTLSINGKSSSGSSSGSNSSSSTYKVVKGDSLWKIANKYKMSVNQLKSLNGLKTDLIRIGQVLKVKGSTSGSNSGTSTGSSSNQSSSNHNAAQTSLNVNKLVSDAQSLIGTPYVWGGTTTSGFDCSGFIWYLLNKQTSVGRTSTAGYWSSMKSVSSPSKGDFVFFTTYQAGPSHMGVYIGNNKFIHAGSDGVTTSDLNNSYWKPRYLGAKRF